Within the Salmo salar chromosome ssa12, Ssal_v3.1, whole genome shotgun sequence genome, the region tgtacagttgaagtcggaagtttaaatacaccttagccaaatacatttaaactcagtctttcacaactcctaacatttaatcctagtaaagattccctgtctttggtcagttaggaacaccacattattttaagaatgtgaaatgtaagaataatagtagagagaattatatttttcagcttttatttctttcatcacattcccagtgggtcagaagtttacatacactcaaatagtatttggtagcattgcctttaaattgtttaacttgggtcaaatgttttgggtagccttccacaagcttcccacaataagttgggtgaattttgtcccattcctcctgacagagctggtgtaactgagtcaggtttgtaggcctcattgctcACACAAGCttattcagttctgcccacaaattgtctttgggattgaggtcagggctttgtgatggccactccaataccttgactttgttgtctttaagcccttttgccacaactttggaaatatgcttggggtcattgtccatttggaagacccatttgcgaacaagttttaacttcctaactgatggcttgagatgttgcttcaatatatccacataattttccaacctcatgatgccatctattatgtgaagtgcaccagtccctcctgcagcaacgcacctccacaacatgatgctgccacccccgtgcttcacggttgggatggtgttcttcggcttgcaagcctccccctttttccttccaaacataacgatagtcactatggccaaacagttctatttttgtttcatcagacatctgactttttctccaaaaagtataatctttgtccgcatgtgcagttgcaaaccgtagtctggctttttaatggcgggtttggagcagtggcttcttccttgttgagcggcctttcaggttatgtcgatataggactcgttttactgtggatatagatacttttgtacctgttttctctagcatcttcacaagatcctttgctgttgttctgggattgatttgcacttttcacaccaaagtacgttcatctctaggaaacagaacgcgtgtccttcctgagcggtatgacggctgcgtggtcccatggtgtttatacttgcgtactattgtttgtacagatgaacatggtaccttcaggcatttggaaattgctcccaaggatgaaccagaggatgaaccagacttgtggaggtctacaattttttttctgagattttcccatgatgtcaagcaaagaggcactgagtttgaaggtaggccttgaaatacatccacaggtacacctccaattgactcgaatgatgtcaattagcctatcagaagcttttaaagccatgaaatcattttctggaattttccaaactgtttaaaggcacagtcaacttagtgtatgtaaacttctgacccactggaattgtgatacagtgaataagtgaaataatctgcctgtaaacaattgttggaaatattacttgtgtcatgcacaaagtagatgtcctaactgacttgccaaaactatagtttgttaacaagacttttgtggagaggttgaaaaacgagttttaatgactccaacctaagtgtatgtaaacttccgacttcaactgtacatattacaTCAATGACCTTGTacacctgcacatcgactcggtactggtacccttgtatatagccaagttattgtatCTATTATTACCTGTTTGACttctctattatttctctatttcctTTCTCTCTGCAATGTTGGGGTAAGGAcctgtaagttagcatttcactaaGTCCACACCtgctgtttacaaagcatgtgacgaatacaatttgattttgatCTAAACACAGGTACAAAAATCAATTTTGTTAATTTCATGTAATTTGTCATGCACAGCTGAAAACACAAACAATATGCACAGATATCATAGAACATATTACATCTATCACATTACAGGTAGAGTGCAAGCAATTTGTTCAACATGTTATCGCAGGTAGTGTGGGCCCAGTCCATGGAAGCGGTGGGAAGCTCAGAACAGTGGTACAAAAGTCATATCTTAGAACCCAGACCTCTGTGGTGTAGAGCTGAGACAGTGCTGCAGAAGTGAGATGTCAGAAGCTAGGGCTGTGGTGAGGAACCCTCAGGCCCCAGAGTAGGAACCCCAGCaagatgaagaaagagagagccaggaggAGCAGTACCACCAGGACCCAGCGACAGTAAGATAGCCAGGATGCTAGGAGATTCTGCTCTGACAGAACCTCTAGCCTGGAGAAGAAGGAGCAGATTCAAATCATGACCTCAGCAAATGTACATGCTATGGCCAGATTTATGTCTACCTCATCATTATCCCACAGTTACATGTTTGTTTAAAGGGCATCGCTGGCTGTGTCCCTATTGCCTTCAATGTACACACTTTCTAGCATGGCTAGATAATGACAACCATCTGCTATATCAGATTACTAATATGTTGCTCGAGTTGTAAGTAATCTTAGTACATTTTAGTACGATTTAATAGCAACTTAGTAACGTTAAGTCATCTTAATACTCACGGCTCTGAGGTGAAGACTGAGTCGGCCATAGAGAGCTCACTGGGCTCGGCTGTGCCAGCTATTGACCCTGCTCTTGACCCCGTTGCTGACTCCACCCCTGACCCCTCGGCTTCGGCCTCACCCTCCAGGACGGCAGACCTCCGCCTGTGACGTAGCGTCATCTGCAGGgaactgacacacagacacaggcagccACAAAGCCCTGCATCAGCCACACCTGACCCTCGCTCCGGTCCTTACTCCAATCTCAGTGAGACAATGGTGAACCAGTTGATGAGGTAGGGGCTACCTGGTGTGAggggctctctcgctctcgtccTCCAGGCTCTGGGAGCTCTGTGTTGAGCTCTGTCTAATAAGGAGGGTGGAGTGGGGGGATGGGATTGCCAGGGGGGACATCATCTCAGAGGGCCTTTAAATGGAGGGAAACAGTTACATTTCCACTTCCATCATTTCGATCCACATTTACTTTGTGTTTTAGAAGACTAAAATCCTCACAAGGTAACGGAATGTAGTACACAAGAAACAATGCTGCCGTTGCAGAGGTCAACATAGTTCAACAAGGTCAACAAGGCGCAGAACATTGACAATCCACAAGATCAGCAGACACCATGCACACGCAATGTGTTCTCTGCAGCAGTTATGAGTTATCAGCAGTTAGTCATCATGGGTTTATACTGCAGTCCGTGCACTTGCGTCTAAGCCTGTGCGGTGCACATGCTTATGACAGCCACGGCTCGCCTCCACTTTGACTAGTGACTAGCATGGCCATCTAGCGACGACCGACTGTGCAGATGACGGTCATGACAGGGCAGGTTTTACTGTACCTGCTGGCTTGGTTCACACTGCCTACTTCTGGCCCCTGGCTGTCAGTGTCAGCACCGGCCCTGCAACCCTCCTGGAACTTGGTATCTAGGTCACTGAGCTAAGGAAGGGAAAACGAGGGGGGGGgagtggagatgagaggaggagttggatgaggagGGAGAAAAGCGAGGACAGCACAGAATAAGAGTTGGTCACAGGGCGATAATGGGAGTAAGTCTTATAGTGTCACTGTTTCTAACCTGGGACCCCGTTGGGATCAGTGTTACGCTGACTCTTCGCCGAGTGAGGGTCTAAGAAAGatggggaaaggaggagagaaaaatAAGAGAAACGTTTCAAAAACTGATATTTTCATTCATTTAACGGAGATGTTTGAAGGCAAAAAATGAGAAGACAGGACAGAAAAGGACATTGAAGTGAAGTGTCTTACCTGTAGGGAGTCTCGTCTGACAAACCGATTCCTGACGTCTCCTTCCTCTGTGCTGAGAGAAAGCCAACAGTCAGAACACAGCCTTTCCATGCGTGAACTATCTTGTTACACTGAACAGTTTGATGAAACTGTTCCCTTTTATGATAATCATATAAGAGTCAATCGTTCAAATAATAGATTGATTAAGAAAAGAGTGCAATGTGCTTAAATGTACTTTCACATGTCCACAACAAAGTAATCCCCAACCCCCTAAATCAATTATCTGTTGCCTGTGTCATAGTTCCTCCGTGCCACAGAGGGGCAGCACTTGCCTGAGTCACTGTGATTCCTGCCCCGGCTGCGGTGGAGCCGCTTCCTGGTCTCCAGCAGCTCGGCGCTCTCCACAGCATGTCGACGCTTCAGGTGTTCCACATGAACCTCCATAATTTCCACAGAACAACAAACACGCGCTTCCTGACCCAGCAGAGACATTGATAAATCAACCAAGCAACGAATCAATCAATCACTTCACCAATCAATTCAATTATTTGTATAACACTTATGCAAAGTTATTTTTCACAGAGCACTAACCAAAACCTGGATTTATACCCCAAAAGAGCAAGCCTAGGGAGCCAGACAGTGTTGCTGTCGTGATGACATCACTGCCTCACCTGGTGCACGACCCCCAGCATCTCAGCAGCAGCGATGATGTCACTCACGCCGTCCAGCACTGTGTCTAGACTGGCCTCGATACAACTCAGCATCTCTGACCGCTCAGTGTCTACACACCTACCtctcagagactgggagagaagtagggaaagagggaggaaggagaggagtgaaggaggagagaaaaggaggaggggaagagaggattagaggagaatgagagaggtAAGGTTTAAGCAGACGTTTATCAGACCATCAACTATTGTACAAGAGTCAAGCAGCCAGGTCAAACACGTGTGCACACATACATAGACGCGGGAAATTGGGGTGCTTAGGgtactgcagcaccccctgaaaaatctgaagaaaaaaaaagattaatacaaatatatatatatatagtaccagtcaaaagtttggacacacctactcattcaaaaggttctttatttttactattttctacattgtagaataatagtgaagacatcaaaactattgtggcaaacctcttcaaagttaggagcgtttgtcacaaattaagtgggaaactgtcaccaaagtcagcccagaatgaaagttctttcgaacatgacagtacctgtgtgtttgtttcgctgtcctggtccacccaggccgcaggtaaggtcaaggatagcagggttcggtacacaaatctggttctcggtaggtccaggtctaaaagccaacaggtaagtccaaaacagtccagctcgttcacggtaaatccagccaatgtagattgtctctttctctatggttcatagatccttcccgccctctctctctctcttcctggtttttcttgaccttttatctgtgggtcggctccaccttctgagggttccccttgcttctgggaattgtagttttggcagtcggccattttgtgatctgtagttctgatcggggtggccattttagtgatcgggcagagcccgtttattagttctgccctcacatatctgccatttatcactcgacccccttctttgccacactatcaaataacacatatggaatcatgtagtaaccaaaaatgtgttatatttgagattcttcaaagtagccatcatttgccttgatgacagctttgcactcgcTTGACATTCTAACAACTAgcttcttgaggtagtcacctggaatgcatttcaatcaacaggtgcgccttgttaaaagttcatttgtggaatttatttccttgttaatacgtttgagccaatcagttgtgttgtgacaaggtaggggtggtatacagaagatagcactatttggtaaaa harbors:
- the LOC106565119 gene encoding uncharacterized protein; the protein is MSAQPPAKEATPCEYAGILGDSSESDQEPSPEDQLAASWENLPILERLGLGIGTEMTEEEVESAFTQLALAFRCDRYTLAQRLQAEEHDRTVAQENLNLELESARDTLQSLRGRCVDTERSEMLSCIEASLDTVLDGVSDIIAAAEMLGVVHQEARVCCSVEIMEVHVEHLKRRHAVESAELLETRKRLHRSRGRNHSDSEEGDVRNRFVRRDSLQTLTRRRVSVTLIPTGSQLSDLDTKFQEGCRAGADTDSQGPEVGSVNQASRPSEMMSPLAIPSPHSTLLIRQSSTQSSQSLEDESERAPHTSSLQMTLRHRRRSAVLEGEAEAEGSGVESATGSRAGSIAGTAEPSELSMADSVFTSEPLEVLSEQNLLASWLSYCRWVLVVLLLLALSFFILLGFLLWGLRVPHHSPSF